The following are encoded together in the Thiobacillus sp. SCUT-2 genome:
- a CDS encoding heme biosynthesis protein HemY, whose protein sequence is MRWLISLLIIAVLAVALAMAGRYDPGYVVLVYPPWRVEISFIGFVLAVIGMIVGGIVLLRLAVLTLNLPSIVREQRAARAARKRDENFVGGLRALAEYRFQDAEQSLGQWQGDAARIGLARVLAARAAQEMRAASQRERYIREASEHDAELAAQLFEAEARLDTKDAAAALVAINRAKEIAPQHTALLRLELKARQMTGQWDEVDRLLDALTRSNALEPGIAAQTRRLAYAENLRRRADDDRGLLEYWKKIPSEFKTDPWVARAAARAFMHRGGHDTALDVIEAALGREWNEDLVPLYGDLRGSSPTRQIEQAEKWLHAHPRDAQLLLALAQLCSAQQLWGKAQSYLEASLAIAATAEGHIRMAELKTQSGQPGEACQHYQKALALCRAD, encoded by the coding sequence GTGCGCTGGCTGATCTCCCTCCTGATCATCGCCGTGCTGGCGGTCGCGCTGGCCATGGCGGGACGCTACGACCCCGGCTACGTCGTGCTGGTGTATCCGCCGTGGCGCGTCGAAATCTCCTTCATCGGCTTCGTGCTGGCCGTCATCGGCATGATCGTCGGCGGCATCGTGCTGCTGCGGCTCGCCGTCCTGACGCTCAATCTGCCGAGCATCGTGCGCGAGCAGCGTGCCGCCCGCGCCGCCCGCAAGCGCGACGAGAATTTCGTCGGCGGGCTGCGGGCCCTTGCCGAATACCGCTTTCAGGATGCCGAACAGTCGCTCGGGCAATGGCAGGGCGACGCGGCCCGCATCGGGCTGGCGCGCGTGCTGGCGGCGCGAGCCGCCCAGGAAATGCGCGCGGCGTCCCAGCGCGAGCGATACATCCGGGAGGCGTCCGAACACGACGCCGAGCTGGCGGCGCAGCTGTTCGAGGCGGAAGCGCGCCTCGACACCAAGGACGCCGCGGCCGCGCTGGTCGCGATCAACCGCGCCAAGGAGATCGCGCCGCAGCACACGGCGCTGCTGCGGCTCGAGCTCAAGGCGCGGCAGATGACGGGGCAATGGGACGAGGTCGACCGGCTGCTCGATGCGCTGACGCGCAGCAACGCGCTCGAGCCGGGGATCGCCGCGCAGACCCGGCGCCTGGCCTATGCGGAGAACCTCAGGCGCCGTGCCGACGACGATCGCGGCCTGCTCGAATACTGGAAGAAGATCCCGTCCGAATTCAAGACCGATCCGTGGGTGGCGCGCGCCGCCGCCCGTGCCTTCATGCACCGCGGCGGCCACGACACCGCGCTCGACGTGATCGAGGCGGCGCTCGGCCGCGAATGGAACGAGGACCTGGTGCCGCTCTATGGCGACCTGCGCGGCAGCAGCCCGACGCGCCAGATCGAACAGGCCGAAAAGTGGCTGCACGCCCATCCGCGCGACGCGCAGCTGCTGCTGGCCCTGGCGCAGCTGTGCAGCGCGCAGCAGTTGTGGGGCAAGGCGCAGAGCTACCTGGAAGCCAGCCTCGCGATCGCCGCCACCGCCGAAGGCCATATCCGCATGGCCGAGCTCAAGACCCAGAGCGGCCAGCCGGGCGAGGCGTGCCAGCATTACCAGAAGGCGCTGGCGCTCTGCCGTGCGGACTAG
- a CDS encoding uroporphyrinogen-III C-methyltransferase — MPPVRIQLVPIVAMLVAVLALAAAAWSWSDSRERIRDLKTELGRRLAESGKDVSESRLLARNADDAMRQLGERVAHIESQMATSQQQQLALETLYKELAQGRDQWTLSEIEQVLLTAAQQLQLAGNVKAAIIALEGADTRLQRLNKPQFTALRRAIASDLANLRAVPSIDEVGVSARLEALVAHHASWPLASAQASEAAPAPRALKAVNLGQELWSELKHLVQIRRIEGNEAILLPPDQAYFLRENVRLRLLSARLALMSQDQAAFRADLRAVQQMLQDYFNTRDAGVADAIAEVKRLASLQIAVKLPGIDASLAALDAYKGDH, encoded by the coding sequence ATGCCGCCGGTCCGCATCCAACTGGTTCCCATCGTCGCCATGCTGGTCGCGGTGCTTGCGCTGGCGGCGGCGGCCTGGTCGTGGTCCGACAGCCGCGAGCGCATCCGCGACCTGAAGACGGAGCTGGGGCGGCGCCTGGCCGAGTCGGGCAAGGATGTCAGCGAGTCCCGCCTGCTCGCGCGCAACGCCGACGACGCGATGCGGCAGCTGGGGGAACGCGTGGCGCATATCGAAAGCCAGATGGCGACGTCGCAGCAGCAGCAGCTCGCGCTCGAGACCCTGTACAAGGAGCTCGCGCAGGGGCGCGACCAATGGACGCTGTCCGAGATCGAGCAGGTGCTGCTGACGGCCGCGCAGCAGCTGCAGCTGGCGGGTAACGTGAAGGCGGCGATCATCGCGCTGGAGGGCGCCGACACGCGACTGCAGCGCCTCAACAAGCCCCAGTTCACCGCGCTGCGCCGGGCCATCGCGTCCGATCTGGCGAACCTGCGCGCGGTGCCCTCGATCGACGAGGTTGGCGTGAGCGCGCGGCTCGAGGCGCTGGTGGCGCACCATGCCAGCTGGCCGCTCGCGAGCGCGCAAGCATCCGAGGCGGCGCCCGCGCCGCGCGCGCTGAAGGCCGTCAACCTCGGCCAGGAGCTGTGGTCGGAGCTGAAGCACCTGGTGCAGATCCGCCGCATCGAGGGCAACGAGGCGATCCTCCTGCCGCCCGATCAGGCGTATTTCCTGCGCGAGAACGTGCGCCTGCGCCTGCTGTCGGCGCGGCTGGCCCTGATGTCGCAGGACCAGGCTGCGTTCCGCGCCGACCTGCGCGCGGTGCAGCAGATGCTGCAGGACTACTTCAACACGCGCGACGCCGGCGTCGCCGACGCCATCGCCGAAGTCAAGCGCCTGGCGAGCCTGCAGATCGCGGTCAAGCTGCCGGGCATCGATGCCAGCCTCGCCGCGCTCGATGCCTACAAGGGAGACCACTGA
- a CDS encoding uroporphyrinogen-III synthase: MTQPLAGRAVLVTRPVHQAAPLMQAIRAAGGEAIAFPALAIEPVPVEQLGDALGRLAGADIAIFISPNAAQFGMDAIRAHGGLPAGIQVLAVGPGTARGLAAAGVAGVVTPAGQDSEALLALPQLQAVAGRRVVIVRGVGGRPLLADTLRARGAEVQFLECYRRTRPDADAAPLLARWRAGGVDAVTIASAETLDNLAMLLGDVGAPLLAATPLFAPHEKIAAAARRAGIVHAIATPGGDAGLLEGLINWFRNETSPEHE; encoded by the coding sequence ATGACGCAGCCGCTCGCCGGACGCGCGGTGCTGGTGACGCGGCCTGTCCATCAGGCGGCGCCGCTGATGCAGGCGATCCGGGCTGCGGGCGGGGAGGCGATCGCCTTTCCCGCGCTGGCCATCGAACCGGTCCCGGTCGAGCAGCTGGGCGATGCGCTCGGTCGCCTCGCTGGCGCCGACATCGCGATCTTCATCAGCCCCAACGCGGCGCAGTTCGGCATGGACGCGATCCGTGCCCACGGCGGGCTGCCCGCGGGGATCCAGGTATTGGCGGTCGGGCCGGGCACCGCGCGCGGCCTGGCGGCCGCGGGCGTGGCCGGCGTCGTGACGCCGGCCGGCCAGGACAGCGAGGCGCTGCTGGCCTTGCCGCAGCTGCAGGCGGTCGCCGGCCGGCGGGTGGTGATCGTGCGCGGCGTGGGCGGCCGCCCGCTGCTGGCCGATACCTTGCGCGCGCGCGGGGCCGAGGTGCAGTTTCTGGAATGCTACCGGCGCACCCGCCCGGATGCCGACGCCGCGCCGCTGCTGGCGCGCTGGCGGGCGGGCGGGGTCGACGCGGTGACGATCGCGAGCGCGGAAACGCTCGACAATCTGGCCATGCTGCTGGGCGACGTCGGCGCGCCCTTGCTCGCGGCCACGCCGCTTTTTGCGCCGCATGAGAAAATCGCCGCAGCGGCCCGCCGCGCCGGCATCGTCCACGCCATCGCCACCCCCGGCGGCGACGCAGGCCTGCTGGAAGGCCTGATCAACTGGTTCCGCAATGAGACAAGCCCAGAACATGAATGA
- the hemC gene encoding hydroxymethylbilane synthase yields MQTLTIASRESALAMWQAEHIRDRLRALHPGCTVNILGMTTRGDQILDVTLSKIGGKGLFVKELEVALEAGEADLAVHSMKDVPMELPPGFELAVIGEREDPRDAFVSNRYARLSELPPGAVVGTSSLRREAQLRARYPHLVVKPLRGNVGTRLKKLDEGQFDAILLAAAGLKRLGLGGRIRSLLSVEDSIPAAGQGALGIEIRSGNAAVAAMLTALNHPETAACVRAERQVSRVLGGSCQVPLGAHAVLQDGRLLLNGFVAHPDGSGFIHDTATGDAADPEAVGQALADRLLAQGARAILDNLPA; encoded by the coding sequence ATGCAGACCCTGACCATTGCCTCCCGTGAAAGTGCGCTTGCCATGTGGCAGGCCGAGCACATTCGCGACCGACTGCGTGCGCTGCACCCGGGCTGCACGGTCAACATCCTGGGCATGACGACGCGTGGCGACCAGATCCTCGACGTCACGCTGTCCAAGATCGGCGGCAAGGGCCTGTTCGTCAAGGAACTCGAGGTCGCGCTGGAGGCCGGCGAGGCGGATCTGGCGGTGCATTCGATGAAGGACGTGCCGATGGAGCTGCCGCCGGGATTCGAGCTGGCGGTGATCGGCGAGCGCGAGGATCCGCGCGACGCCTTCGTGTCGAACCGCTACGCGCGGCTGTCCGAGCTGCCGCCCGGCGCGGTCGTCGGCACGTCCAGCCTGCGCCGCGAGGCGCAGCTGCGCGCCCGCTACCCGCACCTCGTCGTGAAGCCCCTGCGCGGCAACGTCGGCACCCGCCTGAAGAAGCTCGACGAAGGGCAGTTCGACGCCATCCTGCTCGCTGCCGCCGGCCTCAAGCGGCTCGGCCTCGGCGGGCGCATCAGGAGCCTGCTGTCGGTCGAGGACAGCATCCCCGCCGCCGGCCAGGGTGCGCTCGGCATCGAGATCCGCAGTGGCAACGCGGCCGTCGCCGCCATGTTGACCGCGCTCAATCATCCCGAAACCGCCGCCTGCGTGCGCGCGGAGCGGCAGGTCAGCCGCGTGCTCGGCGGCAGCTGCCAGGTGCCGCTGGGGGCGCACGCGGTCCTGCAGGACGGTCGTCTGCTGCTGAACGGGTTCGTCGCCCATCCGGACGGCAGCGGCTTCATCCACGACACGGCGACAGGCGACGCCGCCGATCCCGAGGCGGTCGGCCAGGCCCTGGCCGACCGCCTGCTGGCGCAGGGCGCGCGCGCCATCCTCGACAATCTGCCTGCATGA
- a CDS encoding SoxW family protein has translation MKYAKPSRGQAAIAQLIAAGAVILAWGLALPGVAGAADSLVHARDFQADARAAAKRQVPILVVFTSPGCGYCERVKQDYLIPMQKDPASRKRVLIREVTLGASTPLTGFDGAPTTEGAFAAEHKVYMVPTVQVFDTRGNATGDAIVGLLIPDYYYGYLQSAIDAGANKVRGK, from the coding sequence ATGAAGTATGCGAAACCATCCAGGGGACAGGCTGCGATCGCGCAGCTGATCGCAGCCGGGGCCGTGATTTTAGCATGGGGTCTGGCGCTGCCCGGCGTTGCCGGCGCGGCCGACAGCCTCGTTCACGCCAGGGATTTCCAGGCCGACGCGCGTGCGGCGGCCAAGCGCCAAGTGCCCATCCTGGTCGTCTTCACCAGCCCCGGCTGCGGCTATTGCGAACGGGTCAAGCAGGACTATCTGATCCCGATGCAGAAAGACCCGGCCTCCCGCAAGCGGGTCCTCATCCGCGAGGTCACGCTCGGCGCCAGCACCCCGCTGACCGGCTTCGACGGCGCGCCGACCACCGAGGGCGCCTTCGCCGCCGAGCACAAGGTCTACATGGTGCCCACCGTGCAGGTCTTCGACACCCGCGGCAACGCCACCGGCGACGCCATCGTCGGCCTGCTGATCCCCGACTATTACTACGGCTACCTGCAAAGCGCCATCGACGCCGGCGCCAACAAGGTGCGCGGCAAATAG
- a CDS encoding response regulator transcription factor yields MKTVLADDHPLMREGVRQVLSQLDPPVEILDAHDYPSLFAQTAQHPDLDLAVVDLNMPGFVGMQGIAQFRSRFPDVPLVVLSASESPHDIRSALEAGALGYIPKAASSAAMLAALQQVLAGDIYVPSCLGDGTGGPHREAPAIAEALQHSGLTTRQLEVARLLAQGCANKAIAGMLSMSESTVKVHIAAIFRTLGVSNRTEAVLAIRRLTHGS; encoded by the coding sequence ATGAAAACCGTTCTGGCCGACGATCATCCGCTGATGCGCGAAGGCGTGCGGCAGGTCCTGTCCCAGTTGGACCCGCCGGTCGAAATCCTCGACGCCCACGATTATCCCAGCCTGTTCGCCCAGACCGCCCAGCACCCGGACCTCGACCTCGCCGTGGTCGACCTCAACATGCCGGGCTTCGTCGGCATGCAGGGGATTGCGCAATTCCGCAGCCGCTTCCCCGACGTTCCGCTGGTCGTGCTGTCCGCCTCGGAATCCCCGCATGACATCCGCAGCGCGCTGGAAGCCGGCGCGCTGGGCTACATTCCCAAGGCCGCCTCCAGCGCGGCGATGCTGGCTGCCCTGCAGCAGGTGCTGGCCGGCGACATCTACGTGCCGAGCTGCCTCGGCGACGGCACCGGCGGTCCGCACCGCGAGGCGCCGGCCATCGCCGAAGCGCTGCAGCACAGCGGTCTGACCACGCGGCAACTCGAGGTCGCGCGCCTGCTGGCGCAGGGCTGCGCCAACAAGGCAATCGCCGGCATGCTGTCGATGTCGGAAAGCACGGTAAAGGTGCACATCGCGGCGATCTTCCGCACCCTCGGCGTCAGCAACCGTACCGAAGCGGTGCTGGCCATCCGGCGGCTGACCCACGGTTCGTGA
- a CDS encoding ATP-binding response regulator → MIALLPALLAEFGTVAYFTTQSLASAERALHARAVNAATHLAGVLPYPLISGDTGLVLSLLESEARNSQLAFARVSDPEGRLVASTGDTLSAALLDRHHRHRLDIRLPAAETPGRARLPASTVPHADFLGQVEVGVRLDQISAFKRDTLLHGALLMLFALGLTGALAWRLSNRLASQLRHVGQVVGRLACDDLTVRTQLPPEGEVGALAAGINEMAEALQAHRGELERRIREATADLAAKKDMAERANHAKSRFFAAASHDLRQPLHALSLFVAALKARSQQPETQTLIDNIEASIAAMELLFNALLDISRLDAGAIEVHPVHFPLQRMLDELAKQFGALAAEKQLRLRFRPCDATLYSDPLLIERILANLIANAIRYTDDGGVLVACRRRGRAVRISVIDTGRGIPADQQESVFQEFVQLHNPARDRSKGLGLGLAIVSRLGRLLGHRIDLRSRPGHGSTFSIDVPCGDARLIQPAGGASIAVQIPADALVLLVDDENAILRGMAELFDNWQLDLVTAHSTAEAEQWLDSIGRTPDVIVSDYRLPDDRDGLEVIDRLRQKFGREIPAIVITGDTAPDTIQRIARAGFPLLHKPLRPAKLRALLTHLIQQARSAAMG, encoded by the coding sequence ATGATCGCCTTGCTGCCTGCGCTGCTGGCGGAATTCGGCACGGTTGCCTACTTCACCACGCAGTCGCTCGCCAGCGCCGAACGCGCGCTGCACGCGCGCGCGGTCAACGCGGCCACCCACCTCGCCGGCGTCCTCCCCTATCCGCTGATCAGCGGCGACACCGGCCTCGTCCTCAGCCTGCTCGAGAGCGAAGCGCGCAACAGCCAGCTGGCCTTCGCGCGCGTCTCCGACCCCGAGGGGCGGCTCGTCGCGAGCACCGGCGACACACTCAGCGCCGCGCTGCTCGACCGCCATCACCGGCATCGCCTCGACATCCGGCTGCCTGCCGCGGAAACGCCTGGCCGTGCGCGGCTGCCGGCCAGCACCGTGCCGCACGCGGATTTCCTGGGGCAGGTCGAAGTCGGCGTCAGGCTCGACCAGATCAGCGCCTTCAAGCGCGATACGCTGCTGCACGGCGCACTGCTGATGCTGTTCGCACTGGGCCTCACGGGCGCGCTTGCCTGGCGGCTGTCCAACCGTCTCGCGAGCCAGCTGCGCCATGTCGGCCAGGTCGTCGGGCGCCTCGCCTGCGACGACCTGACGGTCCGCACCCAGCTTCCCCCGGAAGGCGAAGTCGGTGCGCTCGCAGCCGGCATCAACGAGATGGCCGAGGCGCTGCAGGCGCACCGCGGCGAATTGGAGCGCCGCATCCGCGAAGCCACCGCCGACCTGGCGGCGAAGAAGGACATGGCGGAGCGCGCCAATCACGCGAAATCGCGCTTCTTCGCCGCCGCCAGCCATGACCTGCGGCAGCCGCTGCACGCGCTGTCGCTGTTCGTCGCGGCGCTGAAGGCGCGCAGCCAGCAGCCGGAAACGCAGACGCTGATCGACAACATCGAGGCGTCGATCGCGGCGATGGAACTGCTGTTCAACGCGCTGCTCGACATTTCGCGCCTCGACGCCGGCGCCATCGAAGTGCACCCGGTCCACTTTCCGCTGCAGCGGATGCTCGACGAGCTGGCCAAGCAGTTCGGCGCCCTCGCCGCGGAAAAGCAGCTGCGGCTGCGCTTCCGGCCGTGCGACGCGACGCTGTACAGCGACCCGCTGCTGATCGAGCGCATCCTCGCCAACCTGATCGCCAACGCGATCCGCTACACCGACGACGGCGGCGTGCTGGTGGCCTGCCGGCGCCGCGGGCGTGCGGTACGCATCAGCGTGATCGACACCGGGCGCGGCATTCCGGCCGACCAGCAGGAAAGCGTGTTCCAGGAATTCGTGCAGTTGCACAACCCGGCGCGCGACCGCAGCAAGGGGCTCGGCCTGGGACTCGCCATCGTGTCGCGCCTGGGACGGCTGCTCGGCCACCGGATCGATCTGCGGTCGCGTCCCGGCCACGGGTCGACCTTCAGCATCGACGTGCCCTGCGGCGACGCCCGGCTGATCCAGCCTGCGGGCGGCGCCAGCATCGCGGTCCAGATCCCCGCCGACGCGCTGGTGCTGCTGGTCGACGACGAGAACGCGATCCTGCGCGGCATGGCGGAGCTGTTCGACAACTGGCAGCTCGACCTCGTGACCGCGCACAGCACCGCCGAAGCCGAGCAGTGGCTGGACAGCATCGGCCGCACGCCCGACGTCATCGTGTCCGACTATCGGCTGCCCGACGACCGCGACGGCCTCGAAGTGATCGACCGGCTGCGGCAGAAGTTCGGGCGCGAGATCCCGGCCATCGTCATCACCGGCGACACCGCGCCCGACACCATCCAGCGCATCGCCCGCGCCGGCTTCCCCCTGCTCCACAAGCCGCTGCGCCCGGCCAAGCTGCGCGCACTGCTCACCCACCTGATCCAGCAGGCGCGCAGCGCCGCCATGGGATAA
- the mpl gene encoding UDP-N-acetylmuramate:L-alanyl-gamma-D-glutamyl-meso-diaminopimelate ligase: MHIHILGICGTFMGGIAAIARAAGHTVTGCDANVYPPMSDQLRALGIELIEGYDAKQAELKADVFVVGNVVTRGNPLMEAILERGLPYTSGPQWLADNVLRDKWVLAVAGTHGKTTTSAMLAWILDDARMRPGFLVGGIPQNFGISARLTDTPFFVIEADEYDTAFFDKRSKFVHYRPRTVILNNLEFDHADIFPDLAAIETQFHHLVRTVPGNGLIVANGADANLDRVLARGCWTLVERFGGTDGWTAGEPDADGSFDVLFNGVRQGRVNWDLIGEHNRMNALAAIAAARHAGVPAATAIDALSRFENVKRRMEVRGSVHGITVYDDFAHHPTAIATTVEGLRRKVGQARILAVLEPRSNTMKLGVMKSQLPDSLAGADLVYCYGANLGWDAQEALAPLGDKARVYDNLDKLVAQLVEDGRPGDHVLMMSNGGFGGIHAKLLDALHHHYHEEIVLTPMHRYGGYA, encoded by the coding sequence ATGCACATCCACATCCTCGGCATCTGCGGCACCTTCATGGGCGGCATCGCTGCGATTGCCCGCGCTGCCGGCCACACCGTCACCGGCTGCGACGCCAACGTCTATCCGCCCATGTCCGACCAGCTGCGCGCCCTCGGCATCGAGTTGATCGAGGGCTACGACGCAAAGCAGGCCGAGCTCAAGGCCGACGTCTTCGTCGTCGGCAACGTCGTCACCCGCGGCAACCCGCTGATGGAAGCGATCCTCGAGCGCGGCCTGCCCTATACCTCCGGCCCGCAGTGGCTCGCCGACAACGTGCTGAGGGACAAGTGGGTGCTCGCCGTCGCGGGCACCCACGGCAAGACCACGACCTCGGCCATGCTGGCGTGGATCCTCGACGACGCGCGCATGCGGCCGGGCTTCCTCGTCGGCGGCATCCCGCAGAACTTCGGCATCTCGGCGCGCCTCACCGACACCCCCTTCTTCGTCATCGAGGCCGACGAATACGACACCGCGTTCTTCGACAAGCGCTCCAAGTTCGTCCACTACCGCCCGCGCACGGTCATCCTCAACAACCTCGAATTCGACCACGCCGACATCTTCCCCGACCTCGCCGCCATCGAGACCCAGTTCCACCACCTGGTGCGTACCGTCCCCGGCAACGGCCTCATCGTCGCCAACGGCGCCGACGCCAACCTCGACCGCGTGCTCGCGCGCGGCTGCTGGACCCTGGTGGAGCGCTTCGGCGGCACGGACGGCTGGACCGCCGGCGAACCCGACGCCGACGGCAGCTTCGACGTCTTGTTCAACGGCGTGCGGCAGGGGCGGGTGAACTGGGACCTGATCGGCGAACACAACCGCATGAACGCGCTCGCCGCCATCGCCGCCGCGCGCCACGCCGGCGTGCCCGCCGCCACCGCGATCGACGCCTTGAGCCGCTTCGAGAACGTCAAGCGCCGCATGGAAGTGCGCGGCAGCGTGCACGGCATCACCGTCTACGACGACTTCGCCCACCACCCCACGGCCATCGCCACCACCGTCGAAGGCCTGCGCCGCAAGGTCGGCCAGGCACGCATCCTCGCGGTGCTCGAGCCGCGCTCCAACACCATGAAGCTCGGCGTGATGAAGTCGCAGCTGCCGGACAGCCTCGCCGGCGCCGACCTCGTCTACTGCTACGGCGCCAACCTCGGCTGGGACGCGCAAGAGGCGCTCGCCCCGCTCGGCGACAAGGCACGCGTGTACGACAACCTGGACAAACTGGTCGCCCAGCTCGTCGAAGACGGCCGCCCCGGCGACCACGTGCTGATGATGAGTAACGGCGGGTTCGGCGGCATCCACGCCAAGCTGCTGGATGCGCTGCACCACCACTATCACGAGGAGATCGTGCTGACGCCTATGCATCGGTATGGGGGGTATGCGTAA
- a CDS encoding LysR family transcriptional regulator has translation MLDLEAARTFALVVQNQSFSETARRLGVSAPVISKQVARLEKSLGARLLQRTTRRLGLTEAGTAFYAHCLRMLEEADAAERAVSRLHEAPRGHLRVSATVGFGSLRIAPLLPGFLARYPEVSVELVCDDRVVDLVDGGYDLALRLTAQPGALLVARALTAVRQVLCAAPAYLERHGTPQRPEELADHNCLRYLRSDDTGDARWSFVSEGRPLNVPASGNFATNNIDALRRAALAGLGIILGSSYRLEPDIRAGRLVEILADFLPGQDARIYAVYPSNRHLSPKVRVFIDYLVEALAET, from the coding sequence ATGCTCGATCTGGAAGCCGCCCGCACCTTTGCCCTCGTGGTCCAGAACCAGTCTTTCTCGGAAACCGCGCGCCGGCTCGGCGTGTCGGCGCCGGTCATCAGCAAGCAGGTGGCGCGGCTGGAAAAGTCGCTGGGCGCACGTCTGCTGCAGCGCACCACGCGCCGCCTCGGCCTGACCGAAGCCGGCACGGCGTTCTACGCGCACTGCCTGCGCATGCTCGAAGAGGCCGATGCCGCCGAACGCGCGGTGAGCCGGCTACATGAGGCGCCGCGCGGCCATCTGCGCGTCAGCGCGACCGTCGGCTTCGGCAGCCTGCGCATCGCGCCGCTGCTGCCGGGCTTCCTGGCGCGCTACCCCGAGGTGAGCGTGGAACTGGTGTGCGACGACCGCGTGGTGGACCTGGTCGATGGCGGCTACGACCTCGCCCTGCGTCTCACCGCCCAGCCGGGGGCGTTGCTGGTGGCGCGCGCATTGACCGCCGTGCGGCAGGTGCTCTGCGCCGCACCCGCCTATCTCGAGCGCCACGGCACGCCGCAGCGGCCGGAAGAACTCGCGGACCACAATTGCCTGCGCTACCTGCGCAGCGACGATACGGGTGACGCGCGCTGGTCATTCGTGTCCGAGGGCCGTCCCCTCAACGTGCCGGCGAGCGGCAACTTTGCCACCAACAACATCGATGCCCTGCGGCGCGCTGCGCTGGCGGGTCTGGGGATCATCCTGGGTTCGAGTTACCGGCTGGAGCCGGATATCCGGGCGGGGCGGCTGGTGGAGATACTGGCTGATTTTCTGCCCGGGCAGGATGCGCGGATTTATGCGGTGTATCCGTCGAATCGGCATCTGAGTCCGAAGGTGCGGGTGTTCATTGATTATCTGGTGGAGGCGTTGGCGGAGACTTAG
- a CDS encoding DMT family transporter has product MPRTSLFQAMGLLLLAAVSWGGMFQVAKPLLAQVDAFHMTAIRYGAAAFIFAALLAYREGRAAFSLEGNVGLLWLYGSLGFAGFNLLAFTGLAHSRPEHAAVIMALMPLMTALVNWGMRGIRPASHTLFAIVLALTGVVLVVTDGHLSALTVSGQIGGDLLLLLGALCWVFYTLGAARFAHWSPLRYTTLTCLPGVLSILAATAAMTRLGHIHPPTMTALQGGLWALAYMVVIGAVIAVLSWNAGIRKLGALNGVLFINFVPVSAFVIGVLLGHHFGMAELAGAALVILALVFNSLLSQRAQPRMAGGMVGAR; this is encoded by the coding sequence ATGCCGCGCACCTCGCTCTTCCAGGCCATGGGCCTGCTGTTGCTCGCCGCCGTTTCCTGGGGCGGCATGTTCCAGGTCGCCAAGCCTTTGCTGGCGCAGGTCGACGCCTTCCACATGACGGCGATCCGCTACGGCGCGGCCGCTTTCATCTTCGCCGCCCTGCTGGCCTACCGCGAAGGGCGCGCCGCATTCAGTCTGGAGGGCAACGTCGGCCTGTTGTGGCTGTATGGCAGCCTCGGCTTTGCCGGCTTCAACCTGCTCGCGTTCACCGGCCTGGCGCACAGCCGGCCGGAACATGCGGCGGTCATCATGGCGCTGATGCCGCTGATGACGGCCCTGGTGAACTGGGGCATGCGCGGCATCCGCCCGGCATCGCACACGCTGTTCGCCATCGTCCTGGCCCTGACGGGGGTGGTGCTGGTGGTGACCGACGGTCATCTGTCCGCGCTCACCGTTTCGGGCCAAATCGGCGGCGACCTGCTGCTGCTGCTCGGCGCGCTGTGCTGGGTGTTCTACACCCTCGGGGCCGCGCGCTTCGCGCACTGGTCTCCGCTGCGCTACACCACGCTGACCTGTCTGCCGGGTGTGCTGAGCATTTTGGCCGCGACCGCCGCGATGACGCGCCTGGGCCACATTCATCCGCCCACCATGACGGCCTTGCAGGGCGGACTGTGGGCACTGGCCTACATGGTGGTGATCGGCGCAGTGATCGCCGTGCTGAGCTGGAACGCCGGCATCCGCAAGCTCGGCGCGCTCAACGGGGTACTGTTCATCAACTTCGTCCCGGTCTCCGCGTTCGTCATCGGCGTTCTCCTCGGCCATCATTTCGGCATGGCCGAACTCGCGGGCGCCGCCCTCGTCATCCTGGCGCTGGTGTTCAACAGCCTGTTGAGCCAGCGGGCCCAGCCCCGCATGGCGGGCGGGATGGTGGGGGCGCGCTAG